In the genome of Ignavibacteriales bacterium, one region contains:
- a CDS encoding RNA-binding protein, with protein sequence MSTKIFVGGLPWSMDDKELKSVFEEYGKVGAAKIVVNRQTGRSKGYGFVEMEHHSDAETAITALNKKEIKGRVIDVALARSRRT encoded by the coding sequence GTGAGCACGAAAATTTTTGTGGGAGGCCTCCCCTGGTCAATGGATGACAAGGAGTTAAAATCTGTTTTTGAAGAGTACGGTAAAGTTGGAGCTGCAAAAATTGTGGTAAACCGTCAAACCGGAAGATCAAAAGGTTACGGATTTGTGGAGATGGAACACCACTCCGATGCAGAAACAGCAATCACCGCACTCAACAAAAAAGAAATTAAGGGAAGAGTAATTGATGTGGCTTTAGCCAGGTCAAGAAGAACATAA